The proteins below come from a single Macrobrachium rosenbergii isolate ZJJX-2024 chromosome 50, ASM4041242v1, whole genome shotgun sequence genomic window:
- the LOC136832931 gene encoding uncharacterized protein, with protein MFFDNLQSVRDRYEFTPGNIWNMDETGVTTVQKPVKVVARKGSKQIGKMTSAERGTLVTVAIAVSAIGNAVPPFFVFPRVHFRDHFLTNGPPGSSGAANPSGWMKESNFLEFLKHFVKHTKCSKEHPVLLLLDNHDSHLSIDGLDYCKANGIVALSFPPHCSHRMQPLDISVYGPLKKYVNRSCDSWMTDHPGSTMTIYDIPGIVSTAMPLAVTPANILAGFRSAGISPFNRDIFQDEDFMGAYVTDRPLPNDLSEMQASPENGSTGMLNLYPSEATDKTTNQAGSPSTLRDAQLEEENELRAPNIAIYHANEPTPSTSGISTEKNINLVLTPEAVRPLPKAGPRKGNSVNKRKRTTAILTDTPVKKSIRGEQVKSKSENWKNYACREKKNKTKNSRKLRF; from the coding sequence ATGTTTTTTGATAATCTGCAATCTGTCCGAGATCGCTATGAGTTTACTCCAGGGAACATATGGAACATGGATGAGACTGGGGTAACAACAGTTCAGAAGCCTGTTAAAGTTGTTGCTCGTAAAGGCTCTAAACAAATTGGAAAAATGACCTCAGCAGAAAGAGGAACTCTTGTAACAGTAGCTATAGCTGTCTCAGCAATTGGTAATGCAGTccctcctttctttgttttccccaGAGTTCATTTCCGCGATCATTTCCTGACTAATGGCCCACCAGGTAGTTCTGGAGCTGCCAATCCATCAGGGTGGATGAAAGAGtctaattttcttgaatttcttaaGCATTTTGTGAAACATACTAAATGTTCAAAAGAGCACCCGGTGCTTTTATTACTAGACAACCATGATTCTCACCTGTCCATAGATGGCCTGGATTATTGTAAGGCAAATGGAATTGTTGCTCTTTCATTCCCCCCACACTGTTCTCATAGGATGCAACCGCTTGATATAAGTGTTTACGGACCACTGAAGAAGTATGTAAATAGATCCTGTGACTCTTGGATGACAGATCATCCTGGTTCTACAATGACTATATACGATATTCCAGGCATAGTTTCAACTGCCATGCCACTTGCTGTGACTCCTGCCAACATCTTAGCTGGGTTCAGATCTGCAGGGATTTCACCCTTTAATAGAGATATATTTCAGGATGAAGATTTTATGGGTGCATATGTAACAGACAGGCCTCTGCCTAATGATTTGTCTGAAATGCAAGCATCACCAGAAAATGGAAGCACTGGTATGTTGAATTTATATCCCTCAGAGGCCACAGACAAAACTACAAACCAGGCTGGTTCTCCTTCCACACTTAGGGATGCACAACTAGAGGAGGAGAATGAACTTAGGGCTCCTAATATTGCAATCTATCATGCAAATGAACCAACACCATCTACTTCAGGAATCTctacagagaaaaatataaacttagtCTTAACACCAGAAGCAGTAAGACCACTGCCTAAGGCGGGCCCAAGAAAGGGAAATTCAGTGAATAAAAGGAAACGAACCACCGCAATCTTGACTGATACTCCAGTTAAAAAGAGCATTAGAGGAGAACAAGTCAAAAGCAAAAGTGAAAACTGGAAGAATTATGCttgcagggaaaaaaaaaacaaaacaaagaactcCAGAAAGCTCAGATTCTGA